In the genome of Massilia sp. PAMC28688, one region contains:
- a CDS encoding DUF3304 domain-containing protein — MKIDLTLSAIVLILCLLFVTACEPKGSKIPISATTREQLANPALSTGETVPLTIVGYNYTDKDINDFYVDGTGGGNLYVSSASGGGGGSVCCSTYTIGSAPHEISLRWQSDACTYGTRVAEDGEVFYDIHSFYTTEAVKVNASASSTMPRYLEIHIFPDRPAQAYVTDEISPPRLSLDQNRRVNTPFRKCPNDAKPTE, encoded by the coding sequence ATGAAAATCGATCTCACCCTGAGTGCCATAGTCTTGATTCTTTGCCTCCTGTTTGTGACCGCGTGCGAACCCAAAGGTAGCAAAATTCCGATCTCGGCAACAACAAGAGAACAGCTTGCCAATCCCGCATTGTCAACCGGTGAAACCGTGCCGCTTACCATTGTTGGCTACAACTATACCGACAAGGACATCAATGATTTTTACGTCGATGGCACTGGAGGTGGAAACCTATACGTTAGCAGCGCCAGCGGCGGCGGAGGCGGTAGTGTTTGTTGCTCGACCTACACAATAGGCTCTGCGCCCCACGAGATTAGTCTTCGCTGGCAGTCTGATGCCTGCACTTACGGAACTAGAGTAGCGGAGGACGGGGAGGTCTTTTACGATATACACAGCTTCTACACCACAGAGGCTGTAAAGGTGAATGCTAGCGCTTCTTCTACGATGCCTCGGTATCTTGAAATTCATATTTTCCCTGACCGCCCAGCCCAAGCTTACGTTACAGACGAAATCTCCCCTCCTAGATTGTCGCTCGATCAAAACCGCAGAGTCAATACACCATTCAGGAAATGTCCCAATGACGCAAAGCCGACCGAATAG
- a CDS encoding DUF4123 domain-containing protein: protein MDVSYNNVIALSAEFGNAAPHHLYALIDHGGHPGLTGHLNKFKVAWSSLFQGSRDEGALEVAPILVPIRTAHSLAVSRSCMTPIFERARYSSSMTFLHSPLDLQALNRRLAVRLDVSLPDGVEMLLRFFDGRVFESLMNTLSPSQKVAFLSPARAWWWVDRAGQVQLQTSEFLETDSPEIPLGLTSTQEAALIDASEIDQVAMLLEAVMPANFEALVGSDRVSFLRKNIAAAHSYRIVSPNDVTLFCTLALTHGDGFEHRTPWVQHFEKVNSGQTSFYDVLQSIAVE, encoded by the coding sequence ATGGACGTTAGCTACAACAACGTAATTGCGCTCTCGGCAGAGTTCGGCAACGCGGCACCTCATCACTTGTACGCATTGATCGACCACGGCGGCCATCCGGGTCTCACGGGTCACCTGAACAAATTTAAGGTCGCGTGGTCGAGCCTTTTCCAAGGTTCCCGCGACGAGGGCGCGCTCGAAGTCGCACCAATCCTCGTGCCAATACGAACGGCGCACAGTCTCGCAGTCTCCAGGTCGTGCATGACGCCTATTTTTGAACGGGCTCGCTATAGCTCGTCGATGACGTTCTTGCACTCTCCACTTGATCTTCAGGCATTGAATCGGAGATTGGCTGTGCGCTTGGACGTATCGCTTCCAGATGGCGTAGAAATGCTGCTGCGGTTCTTTGACGGGCGCGTATTCGAATCATTAATGAACACTCTGAGCCCGTCCCAGAAGGTGGCGTTCCTCAGCCCGGCCCGCGCTTGGTGGTGGGTGGACAGGGCGGGGCAAGTCCAGCTTCAAACGAGCGAATTTCTCGAAACCGATTCGCCGGAGATTCCGCTCGGCTTGACGAGCACACAGGAGGCCGCGCTGATCGACGCCAGTGAGATCGATCAGGTGGCCATGTTACTTGAGGCAGTCATGCCCGCAAATTTTGAGGCGCTGGTTGGCTCCGACCGCGTGTCCTTCTTGCGCAAGAACATTGCTGCAGCGCACAGCTATCGAATCGTCTCGCCGAATGATGTCACCTTGTTTTGTACGTTGGCGTTAACCCACGGAGACGGCTTTGAACACAGAACGCCCTGGGTTCAGCATTTTGAAAAAGTCAACTCAGGTCAAACAAGTTTTTATGATGTCTTGCAATCCATAGCAGTTGAGTAG
- a CDS encoding ribonucleoside-diphosphate reductase subunit alpha, with the protein MQTTQDTSPASAHTPAANKAVENSPAAIAASGDYRIIRRNGAVVAFEPSKISVAMTKAFLAVTGGQGAVSARVRELVEQLTNNVVAALVRRQPSGGTFHIEDVQDQVELSLMRSGEHDVARAYVLYRAKHMEERRLQKAAQGATAQADEPRIHVTENGERRMLDMNQVRDLINAACVGLEKHVDADAILAETVKNLYDGVPVEELHKSAILAARALMEKDPAYSQVTARILLHTIRKEVFGQEVPQAKAAAHYIEYFPQYIAKGIENELLDPALATFDLAKLARALVADRDLQFGYIGLQTLYDRYFLHVRDVRIEMPQAFYMRVAMGLSLREANREARAIEFYNLLSSFDFMSSTPTLFNSGTLRSQLSSCYLTTVSDDLEGIYDAIKENALLAKFAGGLGNDWTPVRALGAHIKGTNGKSQGVVPFLKVVNDTAVAVNQGGKRKGAVCAYLETWHMDIEEFLDLRKNTGDDRRRTHDMNTANWIPDLFMKRVMEKGDWTLFSPSDCPDLHDKVGRAFEQAYLGYEAKAAAGEIRVFKKVAALDLWRKMLSMLFETGHPWITFKDPCNIRSPQQHVGVVHSSNLCTEITLNTNESEIAVCNLGSVNLPAHMKEGKLDAVKLQKTVRTAMRMLDNVIDINYYAVDKARNSNMRHRPVGLGIMGFQDCLHMMRVPYSSHQAVEFADRSMEAVCYYAYLASTELAEERGRYESYTGSLWDRGILPQDSVALLAEERGGYLEVDNSSAMDWTVVRERIKQFGMRNSNCVAIAPTATISNIIGVSACIEPTFQNLYVKSNLSGEFTEINSYLVRDLKARDLWDEVMIADLKYFDGSLAKIDRIPQDLRDIYATAFEVSPSWLVEAASRRQKWIDQAQSLNIYMAGASGKKLDETYKLAWQRGLKTTYYLRTIAATHMEKSTSKTGALNAVAVDGGMSASAMAAAGGAPAPAASAASATAEVEEGAACYLRPGDDGFEECEACQ; encoded by the coding sequence ATGCAGACAACCCAAGATACTTCGCCGGCATCCGCCCATACGCCGGCAGCAAACAAGGCCGTCGAGAATTCTCCGGCCGCCATTGCCGCCAGCGGTGACTACCGCATCATCCGCCGCAACGGCGCCGTAGTCGCGTTTGAACCGTCGAAGATCTCGGTAGCCATGACCAAGGCATTCCTCGCCGTGACCGGCGGCCAGGGCGCCGTGTCGGCCCGCGTGCGCGAACTGGTCGAACAGCTGACCAACAATGTGGTGGCCGCGCTGGTACGGCGCCAGCCATCGGGCGGCACCTTCCATATCGAAGACGTGCAAGACCAGGTGGAGCTGTCGCTGATGCGCTCGGGCGAGCATGACGTGGCCCGTGCCTACGTGCTGTATCGCGCCAAGCACATGGAAGAGCGCCGTCTGCAAAAGGCGGCCCAGGGCGCCACTGCCCAGGCCGACGAGCCGCGCATCCATGTGACGGAAAACGGCGAGCGCCGCATGCTCGACATGAACCAGGTGCGTGACCTGATCAACGCCGCCTGCGTGGGCCTGGAAAAGCACGTCGACGCCGACGCCATCCTGGCCGAAACGGTCAAGAACCTGTACGACGGCGTGCCGGTCGAAGAGCTGCACAAGTCCGCCATCCTGGCGGCGCGCGCGCTGATGGAAAAGGACCCGGCCTACTCGCAGGTCACGGCCCGCATCCTGCTGCACACCATCCGCAAGGAAGTGTTCGGCCAGGAAGTGCCACAGGCGAAAGCGGCTGCACACTATATAGAGTACTTCCCGCAGTACATCGCCAAGGGCATCGAGAATGAACTGCTCGACCCGGCCCTGGCCACCTTCGACCTGGCCAAGCTGGCCCGCGCGCTGGTGGCCGACCGCGATCTGCAGTTCGGCTACATCGGCCTGCAGACCCTGTACGACCGCTACTTCCTGCACGTACGCGACGTGCGCATCGAAATGCCGCAGGCTTTTTACATGCGCGTGGCCATGGGCCTGTCGCTGCGCGAAGCGAACCGCGAAGCGCGTGCCATCGAGTTCTACAACCTGCTGTCGTCGTTCGACTTCATGAGCTCCACGCCGACCCTGTTCAATTCGGGCACGCTGCGCTCGCAGCTGTCCTCGTGCTACCTGACCACCGTGTCGGACGACCTGGAAGGCATCTACGACGCCATCAAGGAAAACGCCCTGCTGGCCAAGTTTGCCGGCGGCCTGGGTAACGACTGGACCCCGGTGCGCGCCCTGGGCGCCCACATCAAGGGCACCAACGGCAAGTCGCAAGGCGTGGTGCCGTTTCTGAAAGTGGTCAACGACACGGCCGTGGCGGTCAACCAGGGCGGCAAGCGCAAGGGCGCGGTATGCGCCTACCTGGAAACCTGGCACATGGACATCGAGGAATTCCTCGACCTGCGCAAGAACACGGGCGACGATCGCCGCCGCACCCACGACATGAACACGGCCAACTGGATTCCCGACCTGTTCATGAAGCGCGTGATGGAAAAGGGCGACTGGACCCTGTTCTCGCCATCGGACTGCCCGGACCTGCACGACAAGGTCGGCCGCGCCTTTGAGCAGGCTTACCTCGGCTACGAAGCGAAAGCTGCCGCCGGCGAGATCCGCGTATTCAAGAAGGTAGCCGCCCTCGACCTGTGGCGCAAGATGCTGTCGATGCTGTTTGAAACGGGCCACCCATGGATCACCTTTAAAGATCCATGCAACATCCGTTCGCCGCAGCAGCACGTGGGCGTGGTCCACAGCTCGAACCTGTGCACGGAAATCACCCTCAACACCAACGAGAGCGAGATTGCCGTGTGCAATCTGGGTTCGGTCAACCTGCCGGCCCACATGAAAGAAGGCAAGCTCGACGCCGTCAAGCTGCAAAAGACGGTGCGTACCGCCATGCGCATGCTCGACAACGTGATCGACATCAATTACTACGCCGTCGACAAGGCACGCAATTCAAACATGCGCCATCGTCCGGTGGGCCTCGGTATCATGGGTTTCCAGGACTGCCTGCACATGATGCGCGTTCCGTACTCCTCGCACCAGGCTGTCGAGTTCGCTGACCGTTCGATGGAAGCTGTCTGCTACTACGCCTACCTGGCGTCGACCGAGCTGGCCGAAGAGCGCGGCCGCTATGAGTCCTACACCGGCTCCCTGTGGGACCGTGGCATCCTGCCGCAAGACTCGGTGGCCCTGCTGGCCGAAGAGCGCGGTGGCTACCTGGAAGTGGACAATTCCTCGGCCATGGACTGGACCGTGGTGCGCGAGCGCATCAAGCAGTTTGGCATGCGCAATTCCAATTGCGTGGCCATCGCCCCGACCGCCACCATCTCGAACATCATTGGCGTGTCGGCCTGTATCGAACCGACCTTCCAGAACCTGTACGTGAAGTCGAACCTGTCGGGTGAATTTACTGAGATCAACTCCTATCTGGTGCGTGACCTGAAGGCGCGTGACCTGTGGGATGAAGTGATGATTGCCGACCTGAAGTATTTCGATGGCTCGCTGGCCAAGATCGACCGCATTCCGCAAGACTTGCGCGACATCTATGCCACCGCCTTTGAAGTGTCGCCAAGCTGGTTGGTGGAAGCGGCGTCGCGCCGCCAGAAGTGGATCGACCAGGCCCAGTCGCTGAACATCTACATGGCGGGCGCCTCGGGCAAGAAGCTGGACGAGACCTACAAGCTGGCATGGCAGCGTGGCCTGAAGACCACCTACTACCTGCGTACCATTGCTGCGACGCACATGGAGAAGTCAACCTCCAAGACCGGCGCATTGAATGCGGTGGCAGTGGACGGCGGCATGTCGGCCAGCGCCATGGCAGCCGCCGGCGGCGCGCCGGCACCAGCGGCTTCGGCAGCGTCGGCCACGGCCGAGGTGGAAGAGGGCGCGGCATGCTACCTGCGTCCGGGCGATGATGGCTTCGAGGAATGCGAAGCTTGCCAGTAA
- a CDS encoding ribonucleotide-diphosphate reductase subunit beta, whose translation MLSWDDETASAPAARPAPLAASEAAPAEAVAKRVHADDKRIINGKTDVNQLVPFKYKWAWDKYLAGCANHWMPQEVNMQRDIELWKNPNGLTDDERRLVKRNLGFFVTADSLAANNIVLGTYRHITAPECRQYLLRQAFEEAIHTHAYQYIVESLGLDEAEIFNAYNEVKSIRDKDEFLIPFINTLTDPAFTTGTVENDQKLLKSLIVFACLMEGLFFYVGFTQILALGRQNKMMGAAEQYQYILRDESMHCNFGIDLINTIKMENPMLWTPAFKEEIKQLFLKAVDLEYAYAEDTMPRGVLGLNATMFKGYLRFIANRRAQQIGIDALFAQEENPFPWMSEMIDLKKERNFFETRVTEYQTGGALNWE comes from the coding sequence ATGTTGTCATGGGACGATGAAACCGCCAGCGCGCCAGCCGCGCGCCCAGCGCCGCTTGCCGCCAGCGAAGCCGCACCGGCCGAGGCCGTAGCCAAGCGTGTACACGCCGACGACAAGCGCATCATCAACGGCAAGACCGACGTCAACCAGCTGGTACCGTTCAAGTATAAATGGGCCTGGGACAAGTACCTGGCCGGCTGTGCCAACCACTGGATGCCGCAGGAAGTAAACATGCAGCGCGACATCGAGCTGTGGAAGAACCCCAACGGCCTGACCGATGACGAGCGCCGCCTCGTCAAGCGCAACCTGGGCTTTTTCGTCACTGCCGATTCGCTCGCCGCCAACAACATCGTGCTGGGCACCTATCGCCATATCACGGCGCCGGAATGCCGCCAGTACCTGCTGCGCCAGGCGTTTGAGGAAGCCATCCACACCCACGCCTACCAGTACATCGTGGAGTCCCTGGGCCTGGACGAGGCCGAGATTTTCAATGCCTACAACGAAGTGAAATCGATCCGCGACAAGGACGAGTTCCTGATTCCGTTCATCAACACCCTGACCGATCCGGCATTTACCACCGGCACCGTGGAAAACGACCAGAAGCTGCTCAAGTCCCTGATCGTGTTTGCCTGCCTGATGGAAGGCCTGTTCTTCTACGTGGGCTTCACCCAGATCCTGGCGCTGGGCCGCCAGAACAAGATGATGGGCGCAGCCGAGCAGTACCAGTACATCCTGCGTGATGAATCGATGCATTGCAACTTTGGTATCGACCTGATCAACACGATCAAGATGGAAAATCCGATGCTGTGGACGCCTGCCTTCAAGGAAGAGATCAAGCAACTGTTCCTCAAAGCCGTGGACCTGGAGTATGCCTACGCCGAAGACACCATGCCGCGTGGCGTGCTGGGCCTGAACGCGACCATGTTCAAGGGCTACCTGCGCTTCATCGCCAACCGCCGGGCCCAGCAGATCGGCATCGACGCGCTGTTCGCCCAGGAAGAAAATCCCTTCCCGTGGATGAGCGAGATGATCGACCTGAAGAAGGAGCGTAACTTCTTCGAGACACGCGTGACCGAGTACCAGACGGGTGGCGCGCTGAACTGGGAGTAA
- a CDS encoding YggT family protein, which translates to MIVNAAAVILGGVLLLRFWMQAVRVRPPASISQFTFTLSDWLVRPLRRIVPGVGGYDWASLLGAFLVVALATSLVFLVGASFGEFVRMALHRFITWMVYGLIALMIIEAVFSWINPHAPLAPFVRALNEPVLRPVRKVVPPLGGIDFSMLVAIILLQIFLILLDMVFGLR; encoded by the coding sequence TTGATTGTCAACGCTGCCGCCGTGATCCTCGGCGGTGTCTTGCTGCTGCGCTTCTGGATGCAGGCCGTGCGCGTCCGTCCGCCCGCCTCGATTTCCCAATTTACCTTCACCCTCTCGGACTGGCTCGTGCGCCCCTTGCGCCGCATTGTTCCCGGCGTGGGTGGTTATGACTGGGCCAGCTTGCTGGGTGCCTTCCTGGTGGTGGCGCTGGCAACCTCGCTGGTATTCCTGGTCGGCGCCAGCTTTGGCGAGTTCGTGCGCATGGCACTGCACCGGTTTATCACCTGGATGGTCTACGGCCTGATTGCACTGATGATCATCGAAGCGGTGTTCAGCTGGATCAATCCGCATGCGCCGCTGGCGCCCTTCGTGCGCGCGCTCAACGAGCCGGTGCTGCGACCGGTGCGCAAGGTCGTGCCGCCTCTGGGCGGGATCGACTTTTCCATGCTGGTGGCCATTATCCTGCTGCAGATTTTCCTGATCCTGCTCGACATGGTATTTGGCTTGCGGTGA
- a CDS encoding DUF167 domain-containing protein, which yields MKAAWCSTIPGGVRLVVQLTPGAKKQEVVGVVDGSLKLKLQARPIEGKANEALIKFLATALSVPRACITITSGLTNRRKLIDIQSGELTQANIEKTLLG from the coding sequence GTGAAAGCGGCCTGGTGTTCGACGATCCCGGGCGGGGTGCGCCTGGTGGTGCAGCTCACGCCAGGCGCCAAAAAACAGGAAGTCGTCGGCGTGGTGGACGGCTCGCTCAAGCTCAAGCTGCAAGCGCGGCCCATCGAGGGCAAGGCAAACGAAGCGCTCATCAAATTCCTCGCCACCGCCCTGTCCGTGCCGCGCGCTTGCATCACCATCACCAGCGGCCTGACCAATCGACGAAAACTGATCGACATCCAGTCGGGGGAATTGACGCAGGCCAATATTGAAAAGACCCTGCTAGGCTAG
- a CDS encoding tetratricopeptide repeat protein, translating to MSRISLVRQLSRAALFALSIHAAALAQPVSSLEQLLNDKQYAAFHLRADREAPGNAEASFLKGKSFHLGLGVEQDLAAARLWYGEAFDLGSARAAHNIGRILLDEKAPDEAIAWFEKALAMGLKKPTLFNLGKAYTPTPPRFPQDIEHAIVLAEKAAHYYEQAYLIDPQVDTAALVGRSLVQVVDYSRVQKEQDMPAGRRDVAASRAGAIKWLTLAMNQGSAAAATNFGTMLLMEKNEADARPLFERGAAGGNAMAHYQLGRMEKQEDEASRARALAAFEEAARLGSKEAGYYLLPIYQEMFEAAQYSSAKLEVLANKLARLDQEEWGRELQSVRKLQTWRKFLSVEQAKAASLPALPVRLKACGLLNGQEFERPYHMVEGDWNLVAYHVGDVEPTPTGIIGTTRQGCAVLPGPFPDRLRQQMKKGSIFALQFIGIALPLKMTVNKQHIALGLHPREVALPVDPSFGF from the coding sequence ATGTCCCGAATCTCTTTGGTCCGTCAGCTCTCGCGGGCTGCGCTGTTTGCTCTCTCCATTCACGCGGCTGCGCTCGCTCAGCCGGTCTCCAGCCTTGAGCAACTGCTCAACGACAAGCAATACGCGGCCTTCCATCTGCGCGCCGACCGGGAAGCGCCTGGCAATGCGGAAGCGTCATTCTTGAAGGGCAAGTCTTTCCATCTGGGACTCGGCGTCGAGCAGGACCTGGCCGCGGCCCGCTTGTGGTACGGCGAAGCGTTCGACCTTGGCTCGGCCCGGGCCGCTCACAACATCGGCCGCATACTGCTGGATGAGAAAGCGCCAGATGAGGCGATTGCGTGGTTCGAGAAAGCGCTGGCCATGGGACTGAAGAAGCCGACGCTGTTTAACTTGGGCAAAGCCTACACGCCCACGCCGCCGCGCTTTCCGCAAGATATCGAACATGCCATTGTGCTCGCAGAGAAGGCTGCCCACTACTACGAGCAAGCCTACCTGATCGACCCGCAGGTGGACACAGCGGCGCTGGTGGGGCGCTCCCTGGTGCAGGTGGTCGACTATTCGCGGGTGCAGAAGGAGCAGGACATGCCCGCCGGCAGGCGCGATGTGGCCGCCAGCAGGGCCGGTGCGATCAAGTGGCTGACATTGGCGATGAATCAGGGATCGGCCGCCGCTGCCACCAACTTTGGCACCATGCTGTTAATGGAAAAGAATGAGGCCGACGCGCGTCCCTTGTTCGAGCGGGGGGCAGCGGGCGGCAATGCCATGGCCCATTACCAGCTCGGCCGCATGGAGAAACAGGAAGACGAGGCATCCAGGGCGCGTGCCCTTGCCGCCTTTGAAGAGGCGGCCCGGCTTGGGTCAAAAGAGGCGGGCTATTACCTGCTGCCCATCTATCAGGAGATGTTCGAGGCCGCCCAGTACAGTTCGGCAAAGCTCGAGGTGCTCGCCAACAAGCTCGCCAGGCTGGATCAGGAAGAGTGGGGCAGGGAGCTGCAGTCGGTGCGCAAGCTGCAAACCTGGCGGAAATTTCTGAGCGTGGAACAGGCAAAGGCCGCGTCCCTGCCTGCGCTGCCGGTGCGGCTCAAGGCGTGTGGCTTGCTCAACGGCCAGGAATTTGAACGCCCCTATCACATGGTGGAGGGCGACTGGAACCTGGTGGCTTACCACGTGGGCGACGTGGAGCCGACCCCGACAGGCATCATTGGCACTACCAGGCAGGGCTGTGCGGTCCTGCCTGGGCCATTTCCGGACCGGCTGCGACAGCAGATGAAAAAGGGGTCAATCTTCGCACTGCAATTTATCGGGATCGCCTTGCCGTTGAAAATGACGGTGAACAAGCAGCACATCGCACTGGGCCTGCATCCACGCGAGGTTGCGCTACCAGTCGATCCTTCATTTGGATTCTAG
- a CDS encoding carbohydrate kinase family protein — MTKTTLICGSLAFDKIMQYNGRFGETLLADQLHKVNVSFLVPTLRTEFGGCSANIAYNLNMLGGDPLIMATIGQDGGEYLERFDKLGISTRAIRKIEHTYTAQCFVTADLDNNQINAFHPGAMQFSHENNVADVGPLRVAIIAPDGREGMLKHARDCAAAKVPFMFDPGQQLPMFSGAELIEFINEASYLTANDYEFEMLMDRTGLSLPDIAGRLDALIVTRGEKGSEIYAKGERHEIPCVQADAVVDPTGCGDAYRAGLLFSIVNGHDWPTAGRLASLMGAIKIAHQGGQNHVATASEIADRFETEFGYRYSA, encoded by the coding sequence ATGACCAAGACCACCCTGATCTGCGGCTCGCTCGCGTTCGACAAAATCATGCAGTACAACGGACGTTTCGGCGAAACCCTGCTCGCAGATCAGCTGCACAAGGTCAACGTTTCCTTCCTGGTGCCGACCCTGCGCACGGAGTTTGGCGGCTGCTCGGCCAATATTGCGTACAACCTCAACATGCTGGGCGGCGATCCCCTGATCATGGCCACCATTGGCCAGGACGGTGGCGAATACCTGGAGCGCTTCGACAAGCTCGGCATCTCCACCCGGGCCATCCGCAAGATTGAGCATACGTACACGGCGCAGTGCTTCGTCACGGCCGACCTCGACAACAATCAGATCAATGCCTTCCATCCGGGCGCGATGCAGTTCTCGCATGAGAACAATGTGGCCGATGTTGGACCGCTGCGGGTTGCCATCATTGCCCCGGACGGCCGTGAAGGCATGCTCAAGCACGCGCGTGACTGCGCCGCTGCCAAGGTCCCGTTCATGTTCGATCCGGGCCAGCAATTGCCCATGTTCAGCGGTGCTGAACTGATAGAGTTCATCAACGAAGCGAGCTATTTGACGGCCAATGACTACGAATTCGAGATGCTGATGGACCGCACCGGATTGTCTCTGCCCGACATCGCCGGTCGCCTCGATGCCCTGATCGTCACCCGCGGCGAAAAGGGGTCGGAAATCTACGCCAAGGGCGAGCGCCACGAAATCCCGTGCGTACAGGCCGATGCCGTGGTGGACCCGACCGGCTGCGGCGATGCCTACCGCGCCGGCTTGCTGTTTTCCATCGTCAACGGTCACGATTGGCCGACCGCTGGCCGCCTGGCCAGCCTGATGGGCGCGATCAAGATTGCCCACCAGGGTGGACAGAATCATGTGGCAACGGCCAGCGAGATTGCCGACCGTTTTGAAACCGAGTTCGGCTACCGCTACAGCGCCTGA
- a CDS encoding DUF3426 domain-containing protein — MALATRCPHCKTTFRVAADQLKLRGGIVRCGTCSQVFDGNASLVELDTVVKQRRHEPVVPVEEQGDIAGHTIMAEELTEVETAAPPPPPKPAYVLDYDLSEPDPVDYDLSEPEGWAEASLDEPADGAVKAESLPELVPPAPEPAPQAVQEPWAEPEQALQAEPESEPEREPEPEPEPEPEPEPEPEPEPERKLEPEPPAAPALAPEPEYDPEPSLELELDPAVLAEHEPAPPVDEPEDWPSPHELDHPHHHDLEFGPLPLVRESAPSPDPEPEPVAPLVVPVVRHEPPAEPDEPEFVRLHREKEENARRRRLTLGAGSAVLTVILLAQVVTNFRNTLAAQYPALAPAMGASCKVLGCKVELPAQIENLAMETGELQSLSPTSFQLTTLLRNEGSLVQAWPHIELELTDTNDKPVVRRVFTPAQYLPATVAASKGFAGRSEQPVKIQFELKQVKASGFHIAVFYP, encoded by the coding sequence ATGGCCCTCGCCACCCGCTGCCCCCACTGCAAGACGACTTTCCGGGTCGCCGCCGACCAGTTGAAGTTACGCGGGGGTATTGTGCGCTGTGGCACGTGCAGCCAGGTTTTCGATGGCAATGCTTCGCTGGTCGAACTCGATACCGTCGTCAAACAGCGGCGCCATGAACCCGTGGTCCCGGTCGAAGAACAGGGCGACATTGCCGGCCACACCATCATGGCCGAAGAGCTGACCGAAGTTGAGACTGCCGCCCCTCCCCCGCCACCTAAACCTGCCTACGTCCTCGATTACGATTTGAGCGAGCCGGACCCGGTCGACTATGACCTGTCGGAGCCGGAAGGCTGGGCCGAGGCCAGCCTCGATGAGCCTGCAGACGGCGCCGTCAAGGCCGAGTCGCTGCCCGAGCTGGTGCCGCCGGCACCGGAGCCTGCACCCCAAGCGGTTCAGGAACCGTGGGCCGAACCGGAGCAAGCCTTGCAGGCGGAGCCGGAGTCTGAACCCGAGCGTGAGCCTGAGCCCGAACCCGAGCCTGAGCCTGAGCCTGAGCCTGAGCCCGAGCCCGAGCCTGAGCGTAAGCTTGAGCCGGAGCCGCCGGCCGCACCTGCTTTGGCCCCGGAACCGGAGTACGACCCCGAGCCTTCGCTGGAACTGGAACTCGATCCCGCCGTGCTTGCGGAACACGAGCCTGCACCACCCGTGGACGAGCCGGAAGACTGGCCTTCGCCGCACGAACTGGATCACCCGCACCATCACGACCTTGAATTCGGTCCTTTGCCGCTGGTGCGCGAGTCGGCGCCCTCGCCCGATCCGGAGCCGGAACCGGTTGCGCCGTTGGTGGTGCCTGTCGTGCGCCATGAACCGCCGGCGGAACCGGACGAGCCGGAATTTGTCCGCCTGCACCGGGAGAAGGAAGAAAACGCGCGCCGCCGCAGGCTCACCCTCGGCGCCGGTTCCGCCGTCCTGACCGTGATCCTGCTGGCCCAGGTCGTGACGAATTTCCGCAATACGCTGGCCGCACAGTACCCCGCGCTCGCCCCTGCCATGGGCGCCAGCTGCAAGGTACTTGGCTGCAAGGTGGAACTACCTGCCCAGATTGAAAACCTCGCCATGGAAACTGGCGAGCTGCAATCCCTGTCGCCCACCAGCTTCCAGCTGACCACCCTGTTGCGCAACGAAGGCAGCCTGGTCCAGGCGTGGCCCCATATCGAGCTGGAGCTGACCGACACCAATGACAAACCGGTGGTACGCCGCGTATTCACGCCGGCACAATACCTGCCGGCCACGGTGGCCGCGTCCAAAGGCTTTGCCGGCCGTTCGGAGCAACCCGTCAAGATCCAGTTCGAACTCAAACAAGTGAAGGCGTCGGGCTTTCACATCGCCGTCTTTTACCCTTAA